One Thiocapsa bogorovii DNA segment encodes these proteins:
- a CDS encoding acylphosphatase yields MDERQSEQHICYRCLVGGRVQGVFFRASAREQAMRLGVTGYARNLPDGRVELLVCGEANAVGHLRDWLRTGPPGAAVTGVACEPLDFQQYPSFAID; encoded by the coding sequence ATGGACGAGCGTCAAAGCGAGCAACACATCTGCTACCGCTGCCTCGTCGGCGGGCGGGTGCAGGGCGTGTTCTTCCGTGCGTCGGCCCGCGAGCAGGCGATGCGGCTGGGTGTGACCGGGTATGCGCGCAATCTCCCCGATGGGCGCGTGGAGTTGCTGGTTTGCGGGGAGGCGAATGCGGTCGGCCATCTGCGCGACTGGTTGCGCACGGGGCCGCCGGGTGCTGCGGTGACCGGGGTTGCTTGCGAGCCTTTGGACTTTCAGCAGTATCCGAGCTTCGCAATCGATTGA
- the cpdA gene encoding 3',5'-cyclic-AMP phosphodiesterase yields MPASIGSRTLDLAPSPVAGGTRPEQTVQRRTLLQLTDPHLFAQPDGQLLGVTTRRSFEAVLELALSHSPPADALVLTGDLVHDESREGYRSLRRLLDRTDLPYYCIPGNHDSRPLMEELLGPAAVEPVAVRKLADWNLVFLDSTEPGLEGGRIGRARLAALDEVLAPDPSPTVIFLHQHPIPVRSDWMDELSVEDGEELIAICDRHPQVRAVVCGHIHQEFARRIDGYSVLGTPSTCVQFEPRRSQFAIDTQAPGYRELALLADGALETRVVRLDGYPERANRTAGGY; encoded by the coding sequence ATGCCAGCGTCCATCGGCTCACGGACACTCGACCTCGCCCCATCACCCGTGGCGGGTGGAACACGCCCGGAGCAGACCGTGCAACGGCGTACGCTTCTGCAGTTGACCGATCCGCATCTGTTCGCCCAACCCGACGGGCAGCTGCTCGGGGTGACCACGCGGCGCAGCTTCGAGGCGGTGTTGGAGCTCGCCCTCTCGCATTCCCCACCAGCCGATGCCTTAGTGCTCACGGGCGATCTTGTCCACGACGAGTCGCGCGAAGGGTATCGCTCGCTCCGTCGTCTGCTCGATCGCACCGACTTACCCTACTACTGCATTCCCGGCAACCACGACTCTCGTCCTCTGATGGAAGAGCTGCTCGGACCTGCAGCAGTCGAGCCGGTTGCCGTGCGTAAGCTCGCCGACTGGAATCTCGTCTTTCTCGACTCGACCGAGCCGGGCTTGGAAGGCGGGCGGATCGGCAGGGCTCGACTCGCCGCGCTTGACGAAGTCCTCGCGCCGGACCCCTCACCCACCGTCATCTTTCTACATCAGCATCCGATCCCTGTCCGAAGCGACTGGATGGACGAGCTCTCGGTCGAGGACGGAGAAGAGCTGATCGCGATCTGCGATCGACACCCTCAGGTCAGGGCCGTCGTGTGCGGTCATATCCACCAGGAATTCGCACGGCGTATCGACGGGTATAGTGTTCTGGGAACTCCATCGACCTGCGTTCAGTTCGAGCCGCGCCGGTCCCAATTCGCAATCGATACCCAAGCGCCGGGGTACCGAGAGCTCGCACTACTTGCCGACGGCGCACTCGAGACGCGTGTGGTGCGTCTCGACGGCTACCCGGAGCGTGCCAATCGGACGGCAGGCGGTTATTGA
- the eutC gene encoding ethanolamine ammonia-lyase subunit EutC — protein sequence MSHPESPVVSNPWSSLRRFTDARIALGRAGGSLPTQAHLAFQLAHAQARDAVHLPLDADGIATQLDARCWTSLRLRSAAANRFEYLQRPDLGRRLDSESRALLEDVASASGAEPNVVFVIADGLSARAIHENALPFLDRIIPDLLGAGWRVGPIPIVEQGRVAIGDEIGERLRTEILVILIGERPGLSSPDSLGVYLTHGPRVGRTDADRNCLSNIRSAGLSHESASCKLRYLMEEARRRRVSGVSLKEGASGPEHLERRADAITFLLPNTAI from the coding sequence ATGTCGCACCCCGAAAGCCCGGTCGTTTCGAACCCTTGGTCATCTCTGCGTCGCTTCACCGATGCACGCATTGCATTGGGACGCGCCGGAGGCAGTCTGCCGACGCAGGCGCATCTGGCGTTTCAGCTCGCCCATGCCCAGGCTCGCGATGCCGTCCATCTGCCTTTGGATGCCGACGGCATCGCGACGCAGCTCGACGCACGCTGCTGGACGAGCCTGCGTCTGCGCAGTGCGGCTGCGAATCGCTTCGAGTACCTGCAGCGTCCCGACTTGGGACGTCGGCTGGACTCAGAGTCGCGTGCCTTACTCGAAGATGTCGCGAGCGCGTCCGGTGCCGAACCGAATGTGGTTTTCGTGATCGCCGATGGTCTCTCGGCGCGTGCGATCCACGAAAACGCCCTGCCCTTCCTCGATCGAATCATCCCGGATCTGCTGGGCGCAGGCTGGCGGGTCGGTCCCATCCCGATCGTCGAGCAGGGTCGGGTCGCGATCGGCGACGAGATCGGCGAGCGGCTGCGGACCGAGATCCTGGTGATCCTGATCGGGGAACGACCGGGCCTGAGCTCGCCGGACAGTCTCGGTGTCTACCTGACCCATGGCCCGCGCGTCGGCAGAACGGATGCGGATCGCAACTGCTTGTCCAATATCCGCTCCGCCGGCCTGAGTCACGAATCGGCATCGTGCAAACTGCGTTACCTGATGGAGGAGGCGCGACGCCGTCGGGTCTCGGGCGTCTCGCTCAAAGAAGGGGCCTCCGGGCCGGAGCATTTGGAAAGGCGAGCCGATGCCATCACTTTCCTCTTGCCGAACACCGCAATCTGA
- a CDS encoding rubrerythrin family protein, whose protein sequence is MELKGSKTEASLKEAFAGESQANRRYLYFAAKADVEGYNDVAAVFRSTAEGETGHAHGHLEYLEAVGDPATGLPIGPTGDNLRAAIAGETHEYTDMYPGMAKTARDEGFDEVADWFETLAKAERSHANRFQKALDNLDA, encoded by the coding sequence ATGGAGCTCAAGGGCAGCAAGACCGAAGCGAGTTTGAAGGAAGCCTTCGCAGGCGAGTCTCAGGCCAATCGCCGCTACCTCTACTTCGCCGCCAAGGCCGATGTCGAGGGCTACAACGACGTCGCGGCGGTCTTCCGTTCTACCGCCGAAGGCGAGACAGGCCATGCGCACGGCCACCTCGAATATCTCGAAGCGGTCGGGGATCCGGCCACCGGCTTGCCGATCGGCCCGACCGGCGACAATCTGCGTGCGGCCATCGCGGGCGAGACCCACGAATACACCGACATGTATCCCGGCATGGCAAAGACCGCGCGTGACGAAGGTTTCGACGAGGTCGCGGATTGGTTCGAGACGCTGGCCAAGGCCGAGCGCTCGCACGCCAACCGCTTCCAGAAGGCACTCGATAACCTCGACGCCTAA
- a CDS encoding ethanolamine ammonia-lyase subunit EutB, which produces MPHYKQAIGTTTYRFDGLRELMAKASPARSGDALAGVIAANDAERVAAQLTLSELPLQVFLSESVVPYEDDEVTRLIIDDQDKTAFAKVAHLTVGDFRNWLLSEQANTAALTALSPGLTPEVVAAVSKVMRIQDLVLVARKCRVVTAFRNTIGLPRRMSTRLQPNHPTDDPTGIAAVILDGLLYGNGDAMIGINPAGDNLAAVTTLLRMLDEIIGHYRIPTQSCVLTHVTTQIQAIEQGAPLDLMFQSIAGTQAANASFGVTLDLLIEARDAALSLERGTVGNQVMYFETGQGSALSANAHHGVDQQTLEARAYGLARKLDPFLVNTVVGFIGPEYLFNGKQIIRAGLEDHFCGKLLGVPMGCDVCYTNHAEADQDDMDVLLTLLGVAGCNYIMGIPGSDDIMLNYQTTSFHDALYVRDVLGLRPAPEFESWLGEMGIFDGTNRLALSEALPEPFRRALAQLP; this is translated from the coding sequence ATGCCTCACTACAAACAAGCCATCGGAACGACGACCTACCGCTTCGACGGCCTGCGTGAGCTGATGGCCAAGGCGTCGCCCGCACGTTCGGGCGACGCCCTGGCCGGGGTGATCGCGGCCAACGACGCCGAGCGCGTGGCGGCCCAACTGACCCTGTCGGAATTACCCTTGCAGGTCTTCTTGAGCGAATCAGTCGTGCCCTACGAGGACGACGAGGTCACCCGCCTTATCATCGACGATCAGGATAAGACCGCCTTCGCCAAGGTCGCGCATCTGACTGTCGGGGATTTCCGCAACTGGCTCCTGTCGGAGCAAGCCAACACGGCGGCACTCACCGCCTTGTCTCCGGGCCTGACCCCGGAAGTGGTCGCTGCGGTCAGCAAGGTCATGCGGATTCAGGATCTGGTCCTGGTCGCGCGCAAGTGTCGCGTGGTCACGGCCTTTCGCAACACCATCGGGCTGCCGAGACGCATGTCGACGCGCCTGCAGCCGAACCATCCCACCGACGATCCGACCGGGATTGCCGCAGTCATCCTCGACGGGCTCTTGTACGGGAACGGCGATGCGATGATCGGGATCAACCCGGCCGGCGACAATCTAGCCGCGGTCACGACCCTGCTGCGGATGCTCGACGAGATCATCGGGCACTACCGCATTCCCACCCAATCCTGCGTGCTGACGCATGTCACGACCCAGATCCAGGCAATCGAGCAGGGTGCACCACTGGACCTGATGTTCCAATCCATCGCCGGAACCCAGGCCGCGAATGCGAGCTTCGGCGTCACACTGGACCTCTTGATCGAGGCGCGCGACGCGGCCCTGTCGCTCGAGCGCGGGACGGTCGGCAATCAGGTTATGTATTTCGAAACCGGACAGGGCAGCGCCTTGTCCGCCAACGCTCATCACGGAGTCGATCAGCAGACCCTGGAGGCCCGCGCGTACGGACTCGCCCGCAAACTCGATCCTTTCCTGGTCAATACGGTCGTGGGATTCATCGGACCCGAGTACCTCTTCAACGGCAAGCAGATCATCCGCGCCGGTCTCGAAGACCATTTCTGCGGCAAGCTGTTGGGCGTGCCGATGGGCTGCGATGTCTGCTACACCAATCACGCCGAAGCCGATCAGGACGACATGGACGTGCTCCTGACCCTGCTGGGTGTCGCCGGGTGCAACTACATCATGGGCATCCCGGGTTCGGACGACATCATGCTCAACTACCAGACAACCTCGTTTCACGACGCCCTCTATGTCCGGGATGTCCTGGGGCTGAGACCCGCACCAGAGTTCGAGTCGTGGCTCGGGGAAATGGGGATCTTCGACGGAACCAATCGCTTGGCCCTCTCCGAAGCACTGCCGGAACCCTTCCGCCGCGCCCTGGCGCAGCTGCCTTAG
- the eat gene encoding ethanolamine permease — translation MSEETVVHVHGADYEKVDAAYFQHRQLKKGAAGWVLLAGLGVAYVISGDFAGWNFGLGQGGWGGLLIATVLMATMYTAMVFSLAELSSMIPTAGGGYGFARRAFGPVGGFLTGTAILLEYAIAPAAIAVFIGAYMESLIGIGGWPVYLVFYLVFVGIHLYGVGEALKLIFVITAVAATALLVFVIAMIPHFSVDNLFDIPPTDALGASAFLPFGYLGIWAAIPFAIWFFLAIEGVPLAAEETQDPTKNLPKGLIVGMLILLLFAALILVVGPGGAGSSTLMASGNPLIDALESETAFGGRTWVSGFINLVGLAGLIASFFSIIFAYSRQVFALSRAGYLPRVLSLTGSRKTPWIALVVPGTLGFALSLTGEGDLLILMAVFGATISYILMTASHIVLRRREPDLARPYRTPGGTVTSSIALVLACVAFVAGFLVNPMVVLYAAIFYAVMAAYFFFYSRHHLVAQAPEEEFEAIKRAEAELAGVA, via the coding sequence GTGTCGGAAGAAACCGTCGTTCATGTGCATGGGGCCGACTACGAGAAGGTCGACGCGGCCTATTTCCAGCACCGGCAATTGAAGAAGGGCGCGGCAGGATGGGTCCTGCTCGCCGGATTGGGGGTGGCCTATGTCATCTCGGGGGATTTTGCAGGCTGGAATTTCGGGCTGGGTCAGGGCGGCTGGGGCGGCCTGCTGATCGCAACCGTACTGATGGCGACCATGTACACGGCCATGGTCTTCTCGCTGGCCGAGTTATCCTCGATGATCCCGACTGCGGGCGGCGGCTACGGCTTTGCACGCCGCGCCTTCGGGCCGGTCGGCGGCTTCCTGACCGGGACCGCGATCCTCTTGGAATACGCGATCGCGCCGGCGGCGATCGCCGTCTTCATCGGCGCCTACATGGAATCGCTCATCGGCATCGGCGGATGGCCCGTCTATCTGGTCTTCTACCTCGTCTTTGTCGGCATCCATCTCTACGGTGTAGGCGAAGCACTAAAGCTCATCTTCGTAATCACGGCCGTGGCCGCGACGGCTTTGCTGGTCTTCGTGATCGCCATGATTCCGCATTTCAGCGTCGATAACCTGTTCGATATTCCGCCAACCGATGCACTCGGGGCGAGCGCCTTCCTCCCCTTCGGCTACCTCGGCATCTGGGCGGCGATCCCGTTCGCAATCTGGTTCTTCCTCGCCATCGAAGGCGTGCCCTTGGCGGCGGAAGAGACGCAAGACCCCACGAAGAACCTGCCCAAAGGATTGATCGTCGGCATGCTGATCCTGCTCCTGTTCGCGGCACTGATCCTGGTCGTCGGCCCCGGAGGGGCAGGCTCGTCCACACTGATGGCTTCGGGCAATCCCCTGATCGACGCTCTGGAGTCCGAGACGGCTTTCGGCGGGCGCACCTGGGTCAGCGGATTCATCAACCTGGTCGGTCTGGCCGGCCTGATCGCGAGCTTCTTCTCGATTATCTTTGCCTACTCACGACAGGTCTTTGCCTTATCCCGCGCCGGCTATCTGCCGCGCGTCCTGTCGCTCACCGGCTCGCGCAAGACCCCGTGGATCGCGCTCGTCGTCCCGGGAACGCTGGGCTTTGCCTTGTCGCTCACCGGCGAAGGCGACCTGCTGATCCTGATGGCCGTGTTCGGGGCGACCATCTCCTACATCCTCATGACCGCCTCTCACATCGTCCTGCGTCGGCGCGAGCCGGATCTCGCGCGTCCTTACCGCACGCCCGGCGGCACCGTGACCTCGAGCATCGCCTTGGTGCTGGCCTGTGTCGCCTTCGTCGCCGGCTTCCTGGTGAATCCGATGGTCGTGCTTTACGCGGCGATCTTCTATGCCGTCATGGCAGCCTACTTCTTCTTCTACAGCCGGCATCACTTGGTCGCGCAGGCCCCGGAGGAGGAGTTCGAGGCGATCAAACGCGCCGAGGCAGAACTGGCGGGCGTCGCCTAA
- the hda gene encoding DnaA regulatory inactivator Hda, whose product MTEHPGQLHLPVTLIREPTLADYRAGPNAEALAAIEALASGVGEAYIFLFGGASTGKTHLLQGACHTAIQRGRTAQYIPLCETGLMPSIFDDLESRDLLAIDDVQAMAGKPDWEVALFDLFNRARARGCSLLIAARSAPDALGLGLADLCSRLQWGPRYCLLPLSDADCERLLTEIAAEFGMRLGQETARYIMNNYARDPGSLVALIERIDEASLREQRQPSIPLVRRIVRGES is encoded by the coding sequence TTGACCGAGCATCCCGGACAACTGCATCTGCCGGTCACGCTCATCCGCGAGCCGACGCTCGCGGACTATCGCGCCGGCCCGAACGCGGAGGCGCTCGCCGCGATCGAGGCCCTGGCGTCCGGGGTCGGCGAAGCCTATATTTTCCTGTTCGGAGGCGCATCGACGGGGAAGACCCATCTGCTGCAAGGCGCCTGTCATACCGCGATCCAAAGGGGCCGAACGGCGCAGTACATCCCGCTTTGCGAGACCGGACTGATGCCCTCGATCTTCGACGACTTGGAGAGCCGCGATCTTCTGGCGATCGACGATGTCCAGGCCATGGCGGGCAAGCCGGACTGGGAGGTCGCCTTGTTCGATCTGTTCAATCGGGCACGGGCGCGAGGATGCTCACTCCTGATCGCAGCACGCTCAGCCCCGGATGCTCTGGGACTCGGTCTGGCGGATCTATGCTCGCGCCTTCAATGGGGTCCGCGCTACTGCTTACTGCCGCTGAGCGACGCGGATTGCGAGCGATTGCTCACGGAGATCGCCGCAGAGTTCGGCATGCGGCTGGGACAGGAAACCGCGCGCTACATTATGAATAACTATGCGCGCGATCCCGGCTCACTGGTGGCCCTGATCGAGCGAATCGATGAGGCCAGCCTGCGCGAACAACGCCAACCGAGCATTCCGCTGGTGCGTCGCATCGTGCGCGGCGAGAGCTGA
- a CDS encoding BPTI/Kunitz domain-containing protein: MRAERLVRLRVPVLVILMASLSGCGGASSGGAREELPVACLVKPDPGPCRSNQRGFYYDYRDDRCKAFTYGGCAGRVPFPTLKHCLDFCGAKR, from the coding sequence ATGAGGGCCGAGCGGCTCGTCCGGTTGCGCGTTCCGGTGCTCGTGATCCTCATGGCGAGTCTATCGGGATGTGGCGGTGCTTCCTCGGGAGGCGCACGCGAGGAGCTTCCCGTCGCCTGTCTCGTCAAACCCGACCCCGGCCCCTGCCGCTCCAATCAACGCGGGTTCTATTACGATTATCGAGACGATCGCTGCAAGGCATTCACCTACGGCGGTTGCGCGGGTCGGGTGCCGTTTCCCACCCTGAAGCACTGTTTGGACTTCTGCGGGGCAAAGCGGTGA
- the lpdA gene encoding dihydrolipoyl dehydrogenase, which produces MNDKSGDIIEVKVPDIGDFEDVEVIEVLVSPGDPVIEEASLITLESDKASMEIPAPRAGIVRTVEVAVGDRISEGTLIVTLEVKEVQAAGASEPVKASANTAAAASQEIVTEVVVLGAGPGGYTAAFRAADLGKKVVLIERYHTLGGVCLNVGCIPSKALLHTAAILEEVKTLGTMGVTFGAPEIDLEKMRTGKEQVVAKLTGGLATMAKQRRVDVIQGTGRFEAPNRIAVAQPGGPVRILFDHCIIACGSAPMKIPGFPHDDPRVMDSTDALEIADIPERLLIVGGGIIGLEMASVYSALGSTVEVVEMKDQLMPGADIDLVRALEKVIKKRYSTIRLETKVAQMSATAEGIKVVFEGKKPGEEVYDKVLVAIGRRPNGKLVNAEAAGVKVDQHGFIKVDAHMRTNVPNIFAIGDVVGGPMLAHKATHEAKVAAEVIAGMPALFDPMTIPSVAYTDPEVAWMGLTETDAKANGIAYEKGVFPWAASGRALGIHRDEGLTKLLFDPETKRILGAGIVGPNAGELIGEAVLALEMGADMEDIGLTIHPHPTLNETIGLAAEMAHGSITDLLPPKRR; this is translated from the coding sequence ATGAACGACAAGAGCGGCGACATCATCGAGGTCAAGGTACCGGACATCGGAGACTTCGAGGACGTGGAGGTCATCGAGGTCTTGGTCTCCCCGGGTGACCCTGTGATCGAAGAGGCGTCGCTGATCACCCTCGAAAGCGACAAGGCGAGCATGGAGATCCCGGCGCCGCGTGCCGGGATCGTGCGCACGGTCGAGGTCGCGGTGGGCGATCGAATCTCGGAAGGCACACTCATCGTGACGCTCGAGGTCAAGGAGGTACAGGCTGCGGGCGCCTCCGAACCGGTGAAAGCGTCCGCGAACACGGCTGCCGCCGCGTCGCAGGAGATCGTCACGGAGGTCGTGGTCCTCGGCGCCGGCCCCGGAGGTTACACCGCCGCCTTTCGCGCCGCCGACCTCGGCAAGAAGGTCGTGCTGATCGAACGCTACCACACACTCGGCGGCGTCTGTCTGAACGTCGGCTGTATTCCCTCGAAGGCGCTGCTGCACACCGCCGCCATCCTCGAAGAGGTCAAGACCCTGGGCACCATGGGCGTGACCTTCGGTGCGCCCGAGATCGACCTCGAAAAGATGCGCACGGGCAAGGAGCAGGTGGTCGCCAAGCTCACCGGCGGTCTCGCGACCATGGCGAAGCAACGTCGAGTCGACGTGATCCAGGGCACCGGTCGGTTCGAAGCACCCAACCGGATCGCCGTGGCCCAACCCGGTGGTCCGGTCCGGATCCTGTTCGACCACTGCATCATCGCGTGCGGCTCGGCGCCCATGAAGATCCCTGGGTTTCCGCATGACGACCCGCGTGTCATGGACTCCACCGACGCGCTCGAGATCGCAGACATTCCCGAGCGCCTCCTCATCGTCGGCGGCGGCATCATCGGACTCGAGATGGCAAGCGTCTACAGTGCACTCGGCTCGACCGTCGAGGTCGTCGAGATGAAGGATCAGTTGATGCCCGGTGCGGACATCGACCTCGTGCGCGCGCTCGAAAAGGTCATCAAGAAGCGCTACAGCACCATCCGACTCGAAACGAAGGTCGCGCAGATGAGCGCCACGGCCGAAGGCATCAAGGTTGTGTTCGAGGGCAAAAAACCGGGCGAGGAGGTCTACGACAAGGTACTGGTCGCCATCGGCCGACGCCCGAACGGGAAGCTCGTCAACGCCGAGGCGGCGGGGGTGAAGGTCGATCAGCACGGGTTCATCAAGGTCGATGCCCACATGCGCACGAACGTGCCGAACATCTTCGCCATCGGCGACGTGGTCGGCGGGCCGATGCTCGCCCACAAGGCGACCCACGAAGCCAAGGTCGCGGCCGAGGTCATCGCCGGGATGCCGGCCCTCTTCGATCCCATGACCATCCCCTCGGTCGCCTACACCGACCCCGAGGTCGCCTGGATGGGCCTCACAGAAACCGATGCCAAGGCCAATGGCATCGCCTATGAGAAAGGCGTCTTCCCTTGGGCCGCAAGCGGCCGCGCACTCGGCATCCATCGCGACGAGGGTCTGACCAAGCTGCTCTTCGATCCGGAGACCAAGCGCATCCTGGGCGCAGGCATCGTCGGCCCGAACGCCGGCGAGCTGATCGGCGAGGCTGTTCTGGCGCTTGAGATGGGCGCGGACATGGAAGACATCGGCCTGACCATTCATCCGCATCCGACCCTGAACGAAACCATCGGGCTCGCCGCCGAGATGGCGCACGGGTCGATCACGGATCTGCTGCCGCCGAAGAGGCGCTGA
- a CDS encoding alpha/beta hydrolase — MLATLSLLAVLAAAAIPAGVHLGFRAPRLREIGTPADAGLDFEAVRIPTVRHRSLFGWLIPAAGSTRTLVILHGWGGNAELMLPIAAPFRQAGFNVLLFDARNHGGSDADTFSSLPRFAEDLGMAIAWLKRHHPRRADCVAVLGHSVGAGAALFEASRNPDIAAVISVAAFAHPARVTEASVRHLHLPAPIVYGIIRYVEWLIGHRFDAIAPMNTVTRIPCPVLLVHGRADRVVPVNDARLIHARSSGRLVRLLEIDGADHDSVDCIEEHVGALLGFLEHRCAVAAPA; from the coding sequence ATGCTCGCGACCTTGAGTCTCTTGGCCGTTTTGGCCGCAGCCGCAATCCCTGCGGGCGTGCACTTGGGATTCCGCGCTCCCCGGCTCCGCGAAATCGGCACGCCGGCGGACGCCGGTCTCGACTTCGAGGCCGTTCGCATCCCGACCGTGCGACACCGATCCCTCTTCGGCTGGCTGATTCCGGCAGCGGGCTCGACACGCACCCTTGTCATCTTGCACGGCTGGGGCGGCAACGCCGAGCTGATGTTGCCCATCGCGGCCCCCTTCCGACAGGCCGGCTTCAACGTCTTGCTGTTCGATGCCCGCAATCACGGCGGAAGCGACGCCGATACCTTCTCCTCCTTGCCGCGGTTTGCCGAGGATCTCGGAATGGCCATCGCCTGGCTCAAACGGCATCACCCGCGACGCGCCGACTGTGTCGCCGTGCTCGGTCACTCGGTCGGAGCAGGCGCCGCCCTGTTCGAGGCATCACGCAACCCGGATATCGCGGCAGTGATCAGCGTCGCCGCATTCGCCCACCCCGCACGCGTGACCGAGGCATCGGTGCGTCACCTGCACCTACCCGCGCCGATCGTCTACGGAATCATCCGCTACGTGGAATGGCTGATCGGACACCGCTTCGACGCCATCGCGCCCATGAACACAGTCACCCGCATCCCCTGTCCAGTGTTGCTGGTGCACGGCAGGGCGGATCGCGTGGTTCCTGTAAACGACGCGCGCCTGATCCATGCGCGATCCTCGGGACGCCTTGTGCGCCTGCTGGAAATCGACGGCGCCGACCATGACTCGGTCGATTGCATCGAGGAACATGTCGGCGCGTTGCTGGGGTTTCTCGAGCATCGCTGCGCCGTCGCCGCGCCGGCTTAG
- a CDS encoding thioredoxin family protein, with protein MTQTRSRVRRLQLRLMFILLVLHAVSVGAATRDPAQYFFDSTFGDFAEELQTARDEGKKGVLLMFEMDECPFCHRMKTTVLNQPEVQDYFKEHFMIFPVDIEGDVEIHDFAGTAMPQKDFALKTHRVRATPVFAFFDLDGNLVARYTGATGDATEFMWLGEYVVQERYKDITFPAYKRERQAAAE; from the coding sequence ATGACTCAAACGCGTTCGCGTGTCCGTCGGCTACAGCTTCGACTGATGTTTATTCTGCTGGTTCTGCACGCGGTCTCGGTCGGCGCTGCAACCCGCGACCCGGCCCAATACTTCTTCGATTCGACCTTCGGTGATTTTGCCGAGGAGCTCCAGACGGCGAGAGACGAGGGCAAGAAGGGCGTCCTGCTGATGTTCGAGATGGACGAGTGTCCCTTCTGCCATCGTATGAAGACCACAGTGCTCAACCAGCCCGAGGTGCAGGACTACTTCAAAGAGCATTTCATGATCTTTCCGGTGGATATCGAGGGCGACGTCGAGATCCATGATTTCGCGGGTACCGCGATGCCGCAAAAGGATTTTGCGTTGAAGACCCATCGGGTCCGTGCGACGCCGGTGTTCGCCTTCTTCGACCTCGACGGTAATCTGGTGGCCAGGTACACCGGAGCCACGGGTGATGCGACCGAGTTCATGTGGCTCGGGGAGTATGTCGTTCAGGAACGCTATAAAGACATCACCTTCCCGGCCTACAAGCGCGAGCGCCAAGCCGCCGCCGAGTAA
- the wrbA gene encoding NAD(P)H:quinone oxidoreductase: MSYILVLYYSRYGATAEMAHHVGRGVEAGGLEARLRTVPAVSSVCEATEDSVPASGAPYADDDDLRGCAGLALGSPTRFGNMAAPMKYFLDGTSSLWLSGALSGKPAGVFTSTSSLHGGQEATLLTMMVPLFHHGMLLTGLPYTESDLLHTRTGGTPYGPSHLAGPDSALPVTDEEKRLCVALGRRLAETAAALSRRAG; this comes from the coding sequence ATGAGCTATATTCTCGTCCTCTATTACAGTCGCTACGGCGCCACCGCCGAGATGGCCCATCATGTCGGACGCGGCGTCGAGGCCGGCGGACTGGAAGCGCGTCTGCGAACCGTTCCTGCCGTTTCGAGCGTCTGCGAAGCGACCGAGGACAGTGTCCCGGCCTCCGGTGCACCTTATGCCGACGACGATGATCTGCGCGGCTGCGCCGGCCTTGCACTCGGGAGCCCCACGCGATTCGGAAATATGGCCGCCCCGATGAAGTATTTTCTCGACGGAACCAGCAGTCTGTGGCTCTCCGGGGCCCTATCCGGAAAGCCCGCCGGGGTCTTTACCTCGACATCCAGTCTGCACGGCGGTCAAGAGGCCACCCTCCTGACGATGATGGTCCCCTTGTTTCACCACGGGATGCTGCTGACCGGGCTCCCCTACACCGAGTCCGACCTGCTTCACACCCGGACCGGCGGCACGCCTTACGGTCCGTCGCATCTCGCCGGACCCGATAGCGCCCTCCCGGTCACGGACGAGGAAAAGCGTCTGTGTGTCGCCCTGGGCCGTCGGCTTGCCGAAACCGCTGCAGCACTCTCGCGTCGCGCCGGCTAA